ATCCTTCCTATAAAAAAAGAAGCCACTAAGTTTCCTTAGTGGTTTTATTAACAATTTATATTTAGTAAAATTACTTTTTATGAGTTTGATATAAGTCAATAGAATTTCCTGGCCAATATAACTATGTATGTTAGCATACTTTTTCTTTATTCAGTCTACTTACAATTCCAACTATAAATTTATATTCAATCCTCTTCTTCTTAATCTTTTTAAATCCTTCTTTCGTATCAAAAATTAAACACGTTTTCCGAAACCACATTCGTACATATAGTGACTCAAAATAAATAGGTTTTATAATTCCTCGTTCTTCAAATTCAGTTCCATCTTTATTTTCGGTTTCTGTTCGAACGAACCACCTATTTCCGAAGCCAATTTCAATATACTTCACATAAGTCCCCCTTCCGGGAATTATTTTCTAACAATTCTATTATTTCCCCGGTAAGCGCACATTCCGACAGAACATGAGCCCACAAAGAAAAAGTAGATTACAAAAATCTACTTTATAGCTTATATTTCTGCATTCGTTTATAAAATGTACTTCGAGGAACATTTAACAGTTTTGCGGCTAACGAAACATTTCCGTTCGTCTTTTCTAACGCTTCAATCATGCTATCACGCTGTATTTTTTCGCGAAAATTCAATGTATGTTCTGTTTTATTTTCAACTTGTAACTCAAGTTGTTGTTGATTTCCCGTCATTGTTTGTATCAAAAAAGCGACTTGCTTTTCGCATATTCCCCGTCCTTGCGACAAAATGTAAATACGTTCTAATACATTTACTAGTTCCCGAATATTTCCGGGCCATGTATGTTGTAAAAATTGATTGTATATACTCTTTGGAAATACAACATTCCAATTCTTCCGTTCACAAAAGTGTTGTATAAAATATGGGATATCCTCTTTTCTTTCTATTAACGATGGAACATATAACGGATAAACGTGCAAACGATAATATAAATCTTGACGGAATTTCCCTTCTTCTACTAACCTTAGTAAATCTTTATGTGTGGCAGTAATAATACGAATATTTACTGGTACCTCTTTTGAACTTCCTATTGGAGTTATTGTGCGTTCTTGTAAAACACGCAATAAGGCTACTTGCATCTCTGGTGGTACTTCGCCAATTTCATCTAAAAACAGTGTTCCTCCATTCGCTTGTTCAAATTTCCCTTTATATCCTTGACGTCGCGCACCTGTAAACGCACCTTCAGCATAACCAAACAATTCACTTTCCATTAATTCTTTAGGCAAAGAACCGCAGTTAACAGCT
This DNA window, taken from Bacillus cereus ATCC 14579, encodes the following:
- a CDS encoding DUF3977 family protein codes for the protein MKYIEIGFGNRWFVRTETENKDGTEFEERGIIKPIYFESLYVRMWFRKTCLIFDTKEGFKKIKKKRIEYKFIVGIVSRLNKEKVC